The following are from one region of the Mesorhizobium sp. B2-8-5 genome:
- a CDS encoding DNA polymerase III subunit gamma/tau, translating into MSEAGNLGPESLETGKAAAYRVLARKYRPSNFSELIGQEPMVRTLTNAFATGRIAQAWMLTGVRGVGKTTTARILARALNYKTATVDQPSVDLSIPGEHCQAIMEGRHVDVIEMDAASHTGIDDIRDIIDRVRYAPVSARYKVYIIDEVHMLSTQAFNGLLKTLEEPPPHVKFIFATTEIRKVPITVLSRCQRFDLRRIDASALVGHLSSIAAKEGIAVDDEALAMIARAAEGSARDSLSILDQAIAHGSGTVSAEAVRAMLGLADRARIIDLFEHVMKGDVAAALAEFRAQYDTGADPAAVLTDLAEFNHLVTRLRFVPAAADDASLSEDERRRGAEFAGTLSVRVLSRTWQMLLKGIPEVQSSNRPVSAGEMVLIRLAHAADLPTLDEALKSLEGAGPLPNGAPRANGAPAGNGGGASPVAQTRMPASTGGGAQTMRLVETQPVPAAFVPAPEPVAEAPVVPVKSLADIVALADANRDMAFKVLLKRCVRPVRIEPGRLDVTLTDDAPKMLLNDLTAKLRAWTGRNWLVSLSKEEGGQTLAEMETTKRENAFSDAKSDPTVAAILARFPGAKIIDVRIPDVPDVEEAEADLPVEPAADDDET; encoded by the coding sequence ATGAGCGAAGCCGGAAATTTGGGGCCAGAAAGCCTGGAAACAGGTAAGGCCGCCGCTTATCGCGTCCTGGCGCGCAAATATCGCCCTTCGAATTTCTCCGAGCTGATCGGCCAGGAGCCGATGGTCCGCACACTGACCAACGCCTTTGCCACCGGCCGCATCGCCCAGGCCTGGATGCTGACCGGCGTGCGCGGTGTCGGCAAGACGACGACCGCGCGCATCCTGGCGCGGGCACTGAACTACAAAACGGCGACCGTCGATCAGCCCTCCGTCGACCTTTCGATCCCCGGCGAGCATTGCCAGGCGATCATGGAAGGACGCCATGTCGACGTCATCGAGATGGATGCCGCCTCTCACACCGGCATCGACGACATCAGGGACATCATCGACCGCGTCCGCTACGCGCCGGTCTCGGCACGCTACAAGGTCTACATCATCGACGAAGTGCACATGCTCTCCACGCAGGCCTTCAACGGCCTCCTGAAGACGCTGGAAGAGCCGCCGCCGCACGTCAAATTCATCTTTGCCACCACCGAGATCCGCAAGGTGCCGATAACGGTGCTGTCGCGCTGCCAGCGCTTCGATCTGAGGCGCATCGATGCCAGCGCGCTGGTCGGGCATCTGTCCTCGATCGCTGCCAAGGAAGGCATTGCCGTCGACGACGAGGCCCTGGCGATGATCGCGCGGGCCGCCGAAGGCTCGGCGCGCGATTCGCTTTCCATCCTCGACCAGGCGATCGCCCACGGCAGCGGCACGGTGAGCGCCGAGGCGGTGCGCGCCATGCTCGGCCTTGCCGACCGCGCCCGCATCATCGACCTGTTCGAGCATGTCATGAAGGGCGACGTGGCGGCCGCGCTCGCCGAGTTCCGCGCGCAATACGACACCGGCGCCGATCCGGCCGCCGTGCTTACCGATCTTGCCGAGTTCAACCACCTCGTCACCCGCCTGCGCTTCGTGCCGGCAGCCGCCGACGATGCGTCGCTTTCCGAGGACGAGCGTCGGCGCGGTGCCGAATTCGCCGGCACGCTTTCGGTGCGCGTGCTGTCGCGGACCTGGCAGATGCTGCTCAAGGGCATTCCCGAGGTGCAGTCCTCCAACCGCCCGGTCAGCGCCGGCGAAATGGTGCTGATCAGGCTGGCGCACGCCGCCGACCTGCCGACGCTGGACGAGGCGCTGAAATCGCTGGAGGGCGCGGGCCCGCTGCCGAATGGTGCGCCGCGCGCCAACGGAGCGCCGGCCGGCAATGGCGGTGGCGCGAGCCCCGTCGCGCAGACCCGGATGCCTGCTTCCACCGGTGGCGGTGCCCAGACGATGCGCCTGGTCGAAACGCAGCCCGTGCCCGCCGCCTTCGTTCCGGCGCCGGAGCCGGTCGCCGAGGCGCCCGTCGTTCCGGTCAAATCGCTGGCCGACATCGTCGCGCTTGCCGACGCCAATCGCGACATGGCCTTCAAGGTGCTGCTGAAACGCTGCGTGCGGCCGGTTCGCATCGAGCCCGGCCGGCTCGACGTCACCTTGACCGACGACGCGCCGAAGATGCTGCTCAACGACCTCACCGCCAAGCTGCGCGCCTGGACCGGCCGCAACTGGCTGGTGTCGCTGTCGAAGGAAGAGGGCGGCCAGACATTGGCCGAGATGGAGACGACGAAGCGCGAGAACGCCTTCTCCGACGCCAAGAGCGACCCGACTGTCGCGGCCATACTCGCCCGTTTCCCTGGCGCCAAGATCATCGATGTGCGCATCCCGGACGTGCCGGACGTGGAAGAAGCCGAGGCCGACCTGCCGGTCGAGCCGGCGGCCGATGACGACGAGACCTGA
- a CDS encoding YbaB/EbfC family nucleoid-associated protein, with translation MKDLLGLMGKAKEMQAKFQAMQDEIATLEATGQAGGGLVSITLSGKFEMKTLKIDPSLIKADEAEILEDLILAAHNDAKNKVEQIMQEKTKALTAGLPIPPGMKLPF, from the coding sequence ATGAAAGATCTTCTCGGCCTTATGGGCAAGGCGAAGGAAATGCAGGCCAAGTTCCAGGCCATGCAGGACGAGATCGCCACGCTTGAAGCCACCGGCCAGGCCGGCGGCGGTCTGGTCAGCATCACGCTTTCCGGCAAGTTCGAAATGAAGACGCTGAAGATCGATCCGTCTTTGATCAAGGCGGACGAAGCCGAGATCCTCGAGGACCTCATCCTGGCCGCCCACAATGACGCCAAAAATAAGGTCGAGCAGATCATGCAGGAGAAGACCAAGGCGCTCACGGCAGGCTTGCCGATCCCGCCCGGAATGAAATTGCCGTTCTGA